The following DNA comes from Rosa rugosa chromosome 5, drRosRugo1.1, whole genome shotgun sequence.
CAATTATCTTTTAATTGTTTAAAAATAAAGTAGAATATTTCAGTGTCAAATGCGCATTAAGCTTGTCAGTAATTGTTGAAAGCATACCTCTTTATATCCTCAACAGCTTGTTTCCGTCGTTTTATCTGAAGTTCTAGAATGTGAATTAGTGTTGCCCTGGCCTGCATGATAAAGACATAACAATATAAAGCAGTCCCTTATAACAACCCAACAGCTCATACTATAAGACCCAATATATCTTACCTGATGGGGCCGCAATGAGTTCAGAAGATGATGCAAGTTCTTGAATATAAGAGATATTTCTTCCACTCTCCTTGCATATTGTGATGGTCTCTCCACGAGAATATCAGCGAGTTCCAAAATGTGCAGCTGCAATTCTCTGTTAAGGGACCTTAGTTCCTTCTTAAAATCTGAAACATAGTACAACTTTTGTCAGAGTGGAACAGTGGGGAACagcacataaaaaaaaaaaaaaattaatgatgaaaacatataaaactAGAATAAAGTACTATCATGAATGCACATACATATAAAACTAGAACAAACACCAACAGTACAAACTTGCAGTTCCTAATTTCCTGTTCGTTTTTTGAAGAGAATTATCTCAAATAATAATTCTAACTAAACCAGACAAAATTACTATAGCAATACCCCCAAGTAGTCAAGAAATTCAGACATTCCCCAGAAATTCCTAAATTCTGGTAATCATAGTTTGGCCATCAATACCAGATCTATCAGGACAACAATAGCTACAATGAATGCATGCATTCCCAAAGGCTAGAAAAATAGGTTAATGAAACACTTCCTAAAGGTTGCAACTTCTCTTGCCTTTACATTCAATAGTTCCTGCCAAGAATTTTCTATATATGTAACATATTTGAACACCTCTCAGCCTCGTAACACAAGTGAAGATTCCCAACATGGTATCTGTGTCCTAGCTTACCAGAGAAGAGTCTCATTaactttttttattaaatataCTAATTACCTAATTCCACTGACCCTAAGGAGAAACTGCTATATAGGTGATTGAATCAAGATGTTCAAATCAATTCCTACATATcaaagataattttttttttcacaggaCACAAACACTAAACTAGTGTGAACTACTTGTCCACTGCATGTACACTAAGCTTTTGTCTTAATAAAGATTTTTCTTCtcaaacaaaacaataaaacaaagtaatgaaagaaaaaaaaagagaaggatTAAACTAGCCTGGAGGTAGACGTACCAATATTTGGGCCTTTTGGGTACAGTTGACGCACTCCCTGTTCTTCCAAGCTTGGAAGCACGTCATCTGTCTATATAAAATAAACATGAAACTTtgttaaaaataaattacaaagAAATAATAGAGATCAAATCAAACATTGATAACATTAACACAATAATCTACAAGAATAAACTTATTTTGTTACAGGATAATACAAAACTCAatagtcaaaagtcaaaacctgCAACTTCAATATTACATTCTCCAAACAATACACTTAACAATATATATAGTTATGAGAATACTTATGGTATCCAAAGATTAAGCAACAAAGCAACTTTCAGATATCAAATTTACAATATGTATATAAATGTGGAGAAGAAGGTAAAGAATAAGAAAAGCTTACGGTGTAATTAGCACCATAGCAAATGTATGTCCCTTCAATTGGTGGCGGCGGCTCAGGAGCGGATTTGGGATCTTGCAAGTAATCTTTGTATAGCTTATAAtatggtggtggaggtgggtAGGTCGCTGTAGCCATTTCAAGCACCTTGTTGCCAAACCTAACATCAACCAAAGGAACAAAACATTAAGTTAAACTTGAATGGATGGATACAAAAATTTTACAGGACAAAAATACTGATCTCAAACAAGAAATTTCACCTAAAACTTACAAAACCCTAAAAGTGAGTAAGCCGTCAATATTTAagctaattaattaataaacCGGGAGTATACAGAAAAATCTCAGGTTCAGGTAGCAAAATTGCCTCTCTCACAAATTGAATTGTTTTGAGATAAATATTTTTTGGCATACATGATACGACGCCCAACAGCCTGATTTGCATCAGGAGTTTATCATATACGAGACACATTTTGGCAGTGAGAATGAGAAGTATTCAACACATGACTTGAAGCTCCTATAGGACATCTGCTCCGAGTTAAACCAGCAAAGCACAACTTGAACCAAAACATAAAACAACGGCTTTGGTATATATTTTAAGAGTAATGAAATCTCAGTGTTGATCCAAATCTTAACTGTCTATCTAAAGCAGTACATGAAACAAATTCAAGAGGAAAATTACTGCTTTACAAAATAGAAAGAGCAAGAGCAGAAACACAGCCCAAATCTAAAGCAAATAGCGAAAGGGTTGTCTGTAAATCTATTGGAAATTTCACACTAGTAGTCTAGTAATGCTTGGTCCCAAAATTCGAAAAAGAATCACGAAAAATGAAGATTTTATCAAATCTGAAAACTTATCCTGCACTGCAGAATTCCAAGAGTCAAGAGACTGGTGATGCcaagtggcggatccaggattacAACATTGGTGAGGCTTGAACTTGttaacaaaggaaaaaaaaaattgcaaggCTTTAATTTGAGAAATTATTTTCAGAATCTAAACATATCATCTCCTCTCAATTATCACTAAAATTTTCTCACAAACTAAACAGAATAGAGTAATTAAACATTGAAGCACAACTATGTTTTTTGAAGAAATTAAGTCACTGATGTAAGTAAACCAAACCAAATTGGTGATCCTAAACAATGTATTGATCAGCAATGTTATTACCAATTCAAATTGCTCCATACAACCAAGACTAACAGAAAACCATTCACTCCATACGATCAATTTTGAACCTCAATTCATGATTACACTAGATGAAATCTTCAAGACGTCTTCAAATGATTACAGAAACTCTCACTgatcaaaacaacaaaaaccaatTCAATCCCACCTCCCCAAAAACCTCGAAGAACCAAAAGCTCCAATCTTTTACTCCCCAAGCCTTGAAACCCAATTCAGAAAACCACAAGGCCACATTCACGAACCCAACATCCATACAAGCTCTATACAAAGAGCTTCAAAAACAATCCCCAACCAATAGTAAAGGAACAATAAAAGGACAAAAGCATCTGAATAAGAACCAAACCTGAACAGAGAATATAGGTAAGCTGAGGCAAAGCTGATGCTTGCTTACAGAAATAGAGACAAAGACCGCCCTTTGAACACTGTAAAAAAGAGAAAGTAACCCAGCAATTTATTCACCTGATTTGAAATCATTAAATCAATAACCCAGCAATTTGATAAATCTGAAATTGCAACCCAGTATGATACTTACACAATTAACagaggaagaactgaagaagaagaagactatGCGGCTGCGAAAATGCGAGGAGCGAATGCGGCTCAGAGAGTCAGAGTCGGGAGCtgccagttttttttttctttttcttttcgggGTTCACACTAAAGGTGGGGACTAAGACGACGTCGTTCTGTCCGTGTAAGAattacaaaagagaaaaaaccaACCCTACCAGAACCCTCTAGGAGTCTCCTTCATCTCTCTATATCATCGTGGTGGTGATCGTCTCGTCGTCATTCCCCTCAGCCTCAGCCTCACAGCCgcataaaacaaaacaaaagaagaaagaaaagaattttgaatcttttgtttttgttgattCTAAGGATTAATTTCAAAAAGATGAAGAGCGCAGCTCAGCCGGCCCAGATTCCGACGAGCTTCGGCAACGAGCTTAGGGCCTGCCTCCGTTGCCGCCTCGTCAAGACCTACGATCAGGTTCGCCTTCTCCTTCTTATTcattgattttagggttttccaACAGACGACGAATAAAAATAATTGAAATGCAGTTCAGAGAAAACGGATGCGAGAACTGCCCCTTCTTCAAGATGGATGAAGATAGCGACCTGGTCAACGAAGGCACTACTCCCAATTTCAATGGCATCATTTCGGTCATGGATCCTGATAAGAGCTGGGCTGCTAAGTGGCTTCGAATTTGTAtgtctttctcttcttttttgtttactATATGCTTTGTTTGTCTTGTCAAATATCTCAATctttagtttctttatgattctGTTAACACTTGTACACTTCTATTCTCCAATTTCTGCTTGGTTGAACCGTTTGCTCACTGAACCAACTTGGCATTTGATTTACATCTGTTGGATTTATTTGTTTCTGCAGCGAGGTTTGTTCCTGGTTGCTACACTCTTGCAGTTTCAGAGGCTCTTTCTGAGGATTTGCAGGTAACACAATTAATTGCTATCTTATGCTTGTTATTGtttaaattaaacaaacccaaaaaATTTTCTATCAACCTTTACCTTCTCTGTACTCTGTATGTGTTACATTTTGATCTGTGGTGGGTTTTTAGTTGCAACACTTCTCCAACAGCTAGTTAGCTTGCTACCTTTTCTTTTGAACAATTCTTGGAGTAACCTCTCTGCCATACAACACATTAAGAGCAACTAGTTCCAGGGCATGGAACTGGGTTTACTGTCCGGTCAGATATGACTGGTATCTGTAATGTATGCTAGGCACACATGACTCAAACCGTAATACCCAAAAAAATGCTGATGTTGGGAAactttttctttcatttgtCAATCTGTCAGTCGTGCAGCATATCTAGTTGTTCGTTTAGGTATATGATGGTCCCCTATTTAGCATAAAAAGCATTGGTATCTTattattctgattttatttGGAATACTATGAAATGCTGCCGATTCCTGGAACGATCGAATTCTGAGTGATGCTGACATCCATAGGCTGACCATAGAAACAGGATTGCACCCTTAGTTGGTTAACAAACCAACCAACAACACAATCCCCCCCCTCCTCTCcctcttccctctctctctggtAAAAGAAGGAGCAGGAAACCAACAGAAAGAAACCCTTCTTGGGCAGTAAATTGTCCACTAGTTTGAATATCGATCATGTTAATTTATCACTTCTGCAAATAGACTGAACCAACTAGTCAGGTTATTACCCTGATCAGCAGCGGCAGAGGCACGAGTGGGGGCAGTGGCCCCCAGtgattttaaatttttgttgaGCCGGTCTCCGTTTTGCCCCCACAATCAATGTCCAAATACttgttctccttcttcctccgATCTAATTCCCTCTGCATGCTGGCTTTTCTGGTATCCCTTGCTTAATTGACCCCTTGATTTGGATTCTGCATCCACTGATCCACACCTCCATCTACTTCTCATATTTTGGTTCCTCTTCATCTGTGCCTTCCACTCAACTACCGTATCGATGTATTGCAACAAAGGTTTTCACATCTTAAAGGAGAAGCAGAAGTCGTGTATAGAGCTTACTGATACTAAGATCTTTTGGGTTGCTTCGGTTGTTAAATGGACCTCCATCTGATCGTGTATAGATGGAGGTCCATCTGATCGTGTATAGATCGTGTATAGATGGACCTCCATCTGATCGTGTATAGGTTTTCACATCTTAAAGGAGAAGCAGAAATCATGTATAGAGCTTACTGATACTAAGATCTTTTGGGTTGCTTCGGTTGTTAAATGGACCCCTTGATTTGGATTCTGCATCCACTGATCCACACCTCCATCTACTTCTCATATTTTGGTTCCTCTTCATCTGTGCCTTCCACTCAACTACCGTATCGATGTATTGCAACAAAGGTTTTCACATCTTAAAGGAGAAGCAGAAATCGTGTATAGAGCTTACTGATACTAAGATCTTTTGGGTTGCTTCGGTTGTTAAATGGACCTGATTGAAAAATTAGAACTTTCATTTGCATCTTCCTTTCCCTGATTTACCCCTCTGTACTTTTTGCGATCATTTCTATACCACTTCTACAGCAAGCAAGATGCAAATTTTTCCAATAACTATCGCCCAAGACTCCTAATTGAAGACGAGAACTGAAAAGATTCAGTTTTTACTGAGTGTTGGAAAATGGCAGCAATGAAAGATGTAGATTTTCATTCTACAAGTAAGCTTTTGTTCTCTTTTGATCGAAGCAGATGGGTGTCTTGCAACCATATTGTTAATATGCGGCTTCATCATTATGATCAGACAAATGGTTTTCGGAGGAGAGGGAAAGATGATACCATCATTAATAGAAAGATGAAGAAACTTCATATTTGCTCTGATAATAAGATATACTTTTATTATTGTATTTGGATCAGATGGTTTCGGTTTTCTCGTTAGCTTGATTCCTCAGATAATCTACTTCCGGTTGTCTAGGATATTAATTATTTGGGTGCTTTATTCTCAATTCATGTACTagatgaaaatcgatcaatctaTTTGATATAAGATGTCTACCGATTGAAGTTTTGTTTCATTAATCGAAGTTTTTcttgtagttttttattttttttccgcCCCCATGTCAATATGTTTCTGCCTTCGCCACTGCTGATCAGTGTGGATTCCACGCTAAAGTTTGCTTGCATGAGGAAGGAAGCAGGTTAGGTTACATTAATGGCAGCTAGAGTTTCATTTCAAAAGGAGAGTGTGGCAATAAAGAGAAGTAAGTTGGGCTGTGACTTTTGGGTGGAGAGGGTGGATGGCCAAGAATTTGAATTTCAGTATAAATTTGTGGCAAGCAGGACTGAGGGATATTCAATATATTGCCTTCTTGCCGCCGTGTTTAATATCCCATCAGATATCATCGGCATTGGAGCTTAAAAAGAGCATCTGCAGACATTTTTGGAATGTTTCCATGtgatttgcttgattgattGAATTTTCTGACTCTGTAGAGTGAGCTTTCACATATTGGAACTGTTgggctgcttttttttttttccttcttttttctcttgtttTCCAGTTCGTGTTCTTCAATCAATTACATTTTGTCTGAGCTGATTTCTTGAATTTGGTCATCTTTTTGCAGAATATATGTGAAGATGAGCACGTGCAATATGTACCACCAAAACGTGTATGAGCGTTGCCTAATGATCAGACCTGCAAAAAGAATGCCTTTGAGACTAAGTAGAttaacttgttatggaaacagATGGTTGTTGGAGGTGAATGTTCTGTTGGAATGACGGCATCTAGCGAAATATTTAAATTCGGACGCTTGTGATGTAGTGaatctgttttgttttgtgtgtaATGTAGCCGCTTGTGAATGTTGTTTGAGACAGAGTAGTAGTTTATCTGTGTTCTCATCTGCTACTGGTTTTCGTTCAATGACTTTGAGCACCAAATCATCTATAACTGGATAAGAATCTATAtcgtcataatgaaaagaaaaaaaattatcattttgGTCATTCAACTGTGACTCAATTAAAATTTGGTCACTCTATTTTTGAAAACATCACTATAGTCACTCAAGTTTAGATTTATTATAGGGTGAATTTTTCGAACAATACCTAAACTAAAGGTCATTGTGAATTAAGGtgcctcactttacactaactaTACTTTGGTATCTGGACTATAAAGCCCGACTACATTTAAATACATGACGACTTTTCCGTTACAAAGAAGCCAGTTGGCATATTTTCGGGGGTATAACAATCCGTTCATGTTTTCCCGCCTGTTATTGTACATGTTGCCAGCTCATTCTCTTTCCCTCCAAAACTTGAATCCCTCCTACATATCAACGCACCCCTTTAATTTTCCCTCCAAAAAACAGAGTAGCTGTTACTTTGTGTAATCAACTCTAGTATTGTTGACCATGGAAGTAGGATGCAATCTTGAGatgaaaataaaatgataaaaacTAGGAAACATTTCCATTCCAAACTGTGAAACCAATATATAATTATTGATGGCAATGACattattcaaaatcaaaacaccaATCTGTTACACGAAAGCTGATCAAAAGCATGGCATTTCAAAGTTAAAGCCctataaaaaaaggaaaaaaaaatggatatgCCATCATAACAGAGTGTTTCACATGCCAAGAAGGTTCAATTTGGTTTCACTACAAAACATAGTTTTCTGATCAACAACCTTCAAGGTCTCCACAGTCTCCTTTACACCTGGTTTTTTGGAACCTGAACAGTCTGACTGCTTTGAGAAGATGTTGCAGCAAGCCGGGCTGATTTTCTTGGCTTGATTATTTGTGCCGGCATCTTGTACCTCTTGCTTGATGAAAATGGTCCAACTGATCCTCCTGTGACATTGCAGTAGTCTAGGAATGTAACACACAATGAAATAAGCATTCAAACATGAAGATAAATGACATTTTAAGCTGACAGCTTCAAAACTCATACACAATCATGGCCTACCTGACTGTTTGGTTGCACTACATTGTTGTTGCCTTGAGAAATCACAGAAATGTCACCTTCACCTTCAACATCTGCATTGACTCTGAAATTGACATTGACATTCTCAGTACCCTGTTGATTGACATGGTTCTGATTTGGGAAAACTAATGAAGCCTAAAAATTTAATTCCTGGGTTGGCACTTAATCGTCAGCTGCAGGCTGCTGTTGATCAGGCACATCATTTTCAACATTAGCTTCTGCCACAGGTGGTTCAACATTTTCATTGCCTTGCAATCAGTTTCATTACTCAACATTAGCAATCGAATCATACAATTGAACTCCCACAACTATTTATAAAATTCACAAAAGTGTACTTGGTTTCTTCTTGCACAAGTTCTTTTGTTGTGTCCTTTCTTTCCACATACCCTACACTCCACTTGAGTATAATGGCTCCTTGGTAATTTTTCAGTTCCAGGAGCTGGTGGCTCTTCACCTACATTTAAAATCAATCAGCTTGGTTAAAAAAGTAATAGATTGACATGCAATTGAACTATCACAAAAGGGAAAATTACCTGGTTCCTTAGTCCTCTTGGTCCTAGGTCTTCCTGGTTGCCTTCTATGCAGTGGTGGTGAAATGGATCTCTCTATAACTTCCCATTCAGCAGCTCCAGCAATTGGTTTTTGTACTGGCAATCCTTGTCCTTGGTAGGCTTAGAAGTAAGAGCTTGCCTTGGCTGACCCTCACTTGGCTGTGGCTCCCTAATCTGAATTCCTGCACTTGGTCTTTGTACTCTTGGCCCATCACTATTCAAATTTCTTGGCCCAGCCCTGTTCACATTCCTTCACCCACCTCTGTTGGGATTCCTTGGCTCACCTCTGTTGACATGCATTCCTTGACCTACTCCTGTTCACATTCCTTGGCACCTCACTTGGCCCATCAAATGGCTGGCTGCTTCCACCTACATCTGGCCTAGGTCCAACACCAGAACTCGGCTGTTTCACTTGAGCAAAGTTGAAAACATCTTCCAAATTCACCTCTTCCTCGTCTACCACTACTTCCTCATCATCTGTCAAGGGCAGGTCCTCAATAAAGTGACCGAAATACTGCAAGTGGTTAAGATCTCCATCGTTCCATTCCAGCTCCCATGGTGTGAAGTGTATCCTTGGAGCTAAACAAACCATATAGACATGCAAAACCATCCTTCCACCTGGAATGAACTGTAACATGTCAACTTCATTTGCATCGTTCACTATAGGCAAGTACCCAGTCCCTGTTTCAGAACCAGGTATTCTAAACCAATAAGCTATTGGGCCTTCGGTGTAACCCAAATCAAAAGACGAATAATTAAGCCCAGTAAAGGCAACCTTATCTGGGTCAACCCCATCCACATAAACAACTGGTTCACTTGTTCTATACTATTCATACCACTTCTACTATAGAATCTGCCTCCATGATGGATGACAACAATAAACACATCCATGCCTGCAATCATAAAACAACATTTATTCATCAACAGAGCACTTTTCCAATTTCATTCAATACTCCATCTAACATCACCTACCTATTTCGATTGCCCTAAATTGCTATCAACAACTATCACAAAACCATAAAAATCCCACCAACCCAGAAACCTTAATaacaataaattcaaaattcaattcAAACCCTATTTCCCCAAATGGAGTTGCTGTTTAATTAAAAAGGCAGAATGCGACAACAAGAAAACCATTGTATATGTACAGTaccccaaaaccctagaa
Coding sequences within:
- the LOC133709396 gene encoding mediator of RNA polymerase II transcription subunit 7a-like, with the translated sequence MATATYPPPPPYYKLYKDYLQDPKSAPEPPPPIEGTYICYGANYTTDDVLPSLEEQGVRQLYPKGPNIDFKKELRSLNRELQLHILELADILVERPSQYARRVEEISLIFKNLHHLLNSLRPHQARATLIHILELQIKRRKQAVEDIKRRREEAQALLKESLESLEDTGASLMLK
- the LOC133709397 gene encoding transcription elongation factor SPT4 homolog 2-like, which produces MKSAAQPAQIPTSFGNELRACLRCRLVKTYDQFRENGCENCPFFKMDEDSDLVNEGTTPNFNGIISVMDPDKSWAAKWLRISRFVPGCYTLAVSEALSEDLQNICEDEHVQYVPPKRV